In Ilumatobacter fluminis, the following proteins share a genomic window:
- a CDS encoding MFS transporter, with protein MSTSDTPPVLGDDLAQQPSGEEITTDEKQLRNILIAMCTALIAVIASVSGLNVAQQDLAVDLGASQSEILWIINAYTVALAALLMPIGAIGDRWGRKPILMIGLVVFGLASLGAAVATTTAFMIVARVVAGVGAAMIMPVTLSVITSSFPPEARTRAIGIWAGFAGAGGIIGLFVSAFMVDMVSWRWLFALPVALVVLAGAMAWRSVPNSREHSEHPFDTVGSVLSALAIGGLVLGIHEGPEQGWTHWITLTGIVVGVIAAVAFVLWELRRHDPLLDVTTFKNRGLASGSLTLLIVFAVMFGIFLVLFPYFQAVIGWSALRSAVALLPMAFVMMPMSAVAPFVAERIGSRTTMLSGVAIFATGLATLALRASVEGGYMSVLPGLVIIGLGMGLTMTPATAAITETLPADKQGVASALNDTSREVGGALGVALLGSVLSAGYESAIEPDLAGLPEELAEPAREGIGGALAVAGQAGEQGPQLVSAAQHAFVDGWVQSMWIGVALAGVTFAYLLFFGPKKRNETGDVPTAQAELELALEG; from the coding sequence ATGTCCACATCCGACACCCCACCCGTGCTCGGGGATGACCTCGCCCAACAGCCGAGCGGCGAGGAGATCACCACCGACGAGAAGCAGCTCCGCAACATCCTGATCGCGATGTGCACGGCGCTGATCGCCGTCATCGCCTCGGTCTCGGGCCTCAACGTCGCCCAGCAGGACCTGGCGGTCGACCTCGGCGCGTCCCAGAGCGAGATCCTCTGGATCATCAACGCCTACACGGTGGCGCTCGCCGCCCTCCTCATGCCGATCGGTGCGATCGGCGACCGCTGGGGTCGCAAGCCGATCCTGATGATCGGCCTCGTCGTGTTCGGCCTGGCGAGCCTCGGTGCCGCCGTCGCGACCACGACCGCCTTCATGATCGTCGCCCGCGTCGTCGCCGGTGTCGGTGCGGCCATGATCATGCCGGTCACCCTCTCGGTGATCACCTCCAGCTTCCCGCCCGAGGCCCGTACCCGGGCGATCGGCATCTGGGCCGGCTTCGCCGGTGCCGGCGGCATCATCGGCCTGTTCGTGTCGGCATTCATGGTCGACATGGTGAGCTGGCGTTGGCTGTTCGCCCTGCCGGTCGCACTCGTCGTGCTCGCCGGTGCGATGGCGTGGCGTTCGGTGCCCAACTCGCGGGAGCACAGCGAGCACCCGTTCGACACGGTCGGTTCGGTCCTGTCGGCGCTCGCCATCGGCGGCCTCGTCCTCGGTATCCACGAAGGACCCGAGCAGGGGTGGACGCACTGGATCACCCTGACGGGCATCGTCGTCGGCGTGATCGCCGCCGTCGCCTTCGTGCTCTGGGAGCTGCGCCGCCACGACCCGCTCCTCGACGTGACCACGTTCAAGAACCGTGGCCTGGCGTCCGGTTCGCTCACCCTCCTCATCGTGTTCGCCGTCATGTTCGGCATCTTCCTGGTGCTGTTCCCGTACTTCCAGGCCGTGATCGGCTGGTCGGCGCTGCGCTCGGCCGTGGCACTGCTCCCGATGGCGTTCGTGATGATGCCGATGTCGGCCGTCGCCCCGTTCGTCGCCGAGCGGATCGGCAGCCGCACGACGATGCTGTCGGGCGTGGCGATCTTCGCCACCGGCCTGGCGACGCTGGCGCTGAGGGCGTCGGTCGAGGGCGGCTACATGTCGGTCCTGCCCGGCCTCGTCATCATCGGCCTCGGCATGGGTCTCACCATGACCCCCGCCACTGCGGCGATCACGGAGACGCTCCCTGCCGACAAGCAGGGTGTCGCCTCGGCACTCAACGACACCTCTCGCGAGGTCGGCGGTGCCCTCGGTGTCGCCCTGCTCGGTTCGGTGCTGAGCGCCGGCTACGAGTCGGCCATCGAGCCCGACCTCGCCGGACTGCCCGAAGAACTCGCCGAACCGGCTCGTGAGGGCATCGGCGGAGCGCTCGCCGTCGCCGGCCAGGCCGGCGAGCAGGGTCCGCAGCTCGTCTCGGCCGCCCAGCACGCCTTCGTCGACGGTTGGGTGCAGTCGATGTGGATCGGCGTCGCCCTCGCCGGCGTCACCTTTGCCTACCTGCTGTTCTTTGGACCGAAGAAGCGCAACGAGACCGGCGACGTGCCCACCGCACAGGCCGAACTCGAACTCGCCCTCGAGGGCTGA
- a CDS encoding 1,4-dihydroxy-2-naphthoate polyprenyltransferase, translated as MSTAENTPAPTLSDWVAGARPRTLPAAVVPVAVGAGVAAGLGESFGDGVVWWRVVAALVVSLLLQIGVNYANDYSDGVRGTDDVRVGPMRLVATGTASPSAVKKAALLSFGLAAVAGLALAIATSWWLVLVGVAAILAAWGYTGGPKPYGYLGLGEVFVFVFFGLVATAGTTYVAIEEVPWVTWPASTGVGLIACALLVVNNLRDIPTDTDAGKRTLAVRLGDQRTRWFYVLLIALTFACVVVSAIDRPWALLGLLGIPASIGPVKQVLGGATGPQLIPVLGGTGQTQLVFGLTFAFGLALG; from the coding sequence ATGTCGACCGCCGAGAACACGCCCGCCCCGACCCTGTCCGACTGGGTCGCCGGTGCCCGCCCGCGCACCCTGCCCGCCGCCGTCGTTCCCGTCGCCGTCGGCGCCGGCGTCGCCGCCGGTCTCGGCGAGTCGTTCGGTGACGGCGTCGTGTGGTGGCGCGTGGTCGCGGCGCTCGTCGTGTCGCTCCTGCTCCAGATCGGCGTGAACTACGCCAACGACTACAGCGACGGGGTGCGCGGCACCGACGACGTGCGGGTCGGCCCGATGCGGCTGGTCGCAACCGGGACGGCGTCGCCGTCGGCGGTGAAGAAGGCGGCCCTGCTGTCGTTCGGACTGGCAGCGGTCGCCGGACTGGCGCTCGCCATCGCCACGTCGTGGTGGCTCGTGCTCGTCGGCGTCGCGGCGATCCTCGCCGCGTGGGGATACACGGGCGGCCCGAAGCCCTACGGCTATCTCGGGCTGGGCGAGGTCTTCGTGTTCGTGTTCTTCGGGTTGGTCGCCACGGCGGGCACCACCTACGTGGCGATCGAGGAGGTGCCGTGGGTGACGTGGCCTGCGTCGACCGGCGTCGGCTTGATCGCCTGCGCCCTGCTGGTCGTCAACAACCTGCGCGACATCCCGACCGACACCGACGCCGGCAAGCGGACGCTGGCCGTTCGGCTGGGCGACCAGCGGACCCGCTGGTTCTACGTGTTGTTGATCGCGCTCACGTTCGCGTGCGTCGTCGTCAGCGCCATCGACCGTCCGTGGGCGCTGCTCGGCCTGCTCGGCATCCCGGCGTCGATCGGCCCCGTCAAGCAGGTGCTCGGCGGAGCGACCGGCCCGCAGCTGATCCCGGTGCTCGGCGGGACCGGCCAGACCCAGCTGGTCTTCGGCCTCACCTTCGCCTTCGGCCTCGCCCTCGGCTGA
- a CDS encoding SDR family oxidoreductase: MHISLEGKVALVTGGSRGIGKAIAAGMIEAGASVMISSRKQDALDATAAEIGGDIATFAANAGEPGSAEACVAATIERFGRLDILVNNAATNPYYGPTLEVDRPRYDKTFQVNLAAPLFWSQAAYEAAFRDEPGVIVNIASVGGLRAEAGLGVYNLTKAALIHLTRQLANELGPNRVVGIAPGLVETDFASYLVDNFGEQLAAAMPLQRLGDPEDIANLAVFLASDKASWITGETYVIDGGAGVRST, from the coding sequence ATGCACATCTCTCTGGAGGGCAAGGTCGCGCTCGTCACCGGCGGATCACGCGGCATCGGCAAGGCGATCGCCGCCGGCATGATCGAGGCGGGCGCCTCGGTGATGATCTCGTCGCGGAAACAGGACGCGCTCGACGCGACGGCCGCCGAGATCGGTGGCGACATCGCCACCTTCGCTGCCAACGCGGGCGAACCCGGCTCGGCCGAGGCGTGCGTGGCGGCGACCATCGAGCGGTTCGGCCGCCTCGACATCCTGGTCAACAACGCCGCGACGAATCCCTACTACGGGCCGACCCTCGAGGTCGACCGGCCGCGGTACGACAAGACCTTCCAGGTCAACCTGGCAGCGCCGCTGTTCTGGTCGCAGGCCGCCTACGAGGCGGCGTTCCGTGACGAACCCGGCGTGATCGTCAACATCGCCTCGGTCGGCGGTCTGCGCGCCGAGGCCGGTCTCGGTGTGTACAACCTCACCAAGGCCGCCCTGATCCACCTGACGCGGCAGTTGGCGAACGAGCTGGGCCCGAACCGGGTCGTCGGCATCGCACCCGGCCTGGTCGAGACCGACTTCGCGTCGTATCTGGTCGACAACTTCGGTGAACAGCTCGCCGCGGCGATGCCGCTGCAGCGCCTGGGCGACCCGGAGGACATCGCCAACCTGGCGGTGTTCCTGGCGTCCGACAAGGCGTCGTGGATTACCGGGGAGACCTACGTGATCGACGGGGGAGCGGGCGTCCGCTCGACCTAG
- a CDS encoding MFS transporter, translating into MSTAREPLPTAYWRQWWASLISNLGDGINFVAMPLLALSLTDDERLLALTTVATFVPWLVISLPVGVVVDRVDRRLLMVSANLARVGLYSIIAAWAIQGGISIWWLVALLVVIGSCEVLFDSTAQAFVPMLVEQDQLARANGLLFAAEIVAGSIAGLAVGAFFFDIDVGLPFAANAASFAVAAALLLTIRIRKAPPVTMVPIEDRSLRSAIRWLGRHQLLRTLAIMFTVTNLGLMLGQGIFAKFAVDELGLDSFGFGLLLAITAMGAATGGLLGPRIVGAIGLKNSVVAPYLAFGVAQIVIGLTPPVAVVATAGFVMGFGITVWNVATITVRQRLIPTDQFGRVNGAYRWFGAAASALGIVAGGFVAYAIDLQAPFLLGGGITLGAAIVFAKPVLSGLANTDDL; encoded by the coding sequence GTGAGTACCGCGCGCGAGCCGTTGCCCACGGCGTACTGGCGCCAGTGGTGGGCGAGCCTGATCAGCAACCTCGGCGACGGCATCAACTTCGTCGCCATGCCGTTGCTCGCGCTCTCGCTGACCGACGACGAACGACTGCTCGCGCTCACGACGGTGGCGACGTTCGTGCCGTGGCTGGTGATCTCGCTGCCCGTCGGTGTCGTGGTCGACCGGGTCGACCGGCGACTGCTCATGGTGTCGGCGAACCTGGCTCGCGTCGGCCTCTACTCGATCATCGCCGCCTGGGCGATCCAGGGTGGCATCTCGATCTGGTGGCTGGTCGCGCTGCTCGTCGTGATCGGTTCGTGCGAGGTGCTGTTCGACAGCACGGCCCAGGCGTTCGTGCCGATGCTCGTCGAGCAGGACCAGTTGGCCCGGGCGAACGGGTTGCTGTTCGCCGCCGAGATCGTCGCCGGTTCGATCGCCGGCCTGGCCGTGGGTGCCTTCTTCTTCGACATCGACGTCGGCCTGCCCTTCGCTGCCAATGCGGCGAGCTTCGCCGTGGCGGCGGCGCTGCTGCTGACCATCCGCATCCGCAAGGCGCCACCGGTCACCATGGTGCCGATCGAGGATCGCAGTTTGCGTTCGGCCATCCGATGGCTCGGCCGTCACCAGCTGCTCCGCACGCTGGCCATCATGTTCACGGTTACGAACCTCGGCTTGATGCTCGGTCAGGGCATCTTCGCCAAGTTCGCCGTCGACGAACTCGGCCTCGACAGCTTCGGGTTCGGGCTCCTGCTCGCGATCACGGCCATGGGAGCGGCGACGGGCGGCCTGCTCGGGCCACGCATCGTCGGTGCGATCGGGCTCAAGAATTCGGTGGTGGCGCCCTACCTGGCGTTCGGTGTCGCCCAGATCGTCATCGGCCTGACACCACCGGTCGCCGTGGTCGCCACGGCGGGCTTCGTGATGGGGTTCGGCATCACGGTCTGGAACGTGGCGACCATCACGGTGCGGCAGCGCCTGATCCCGACCGATCAGTTCGGCCGGGTGAACGGCGCCTACCGCTGGTTCGGCGCTGCGGCCAGCGCGCTCGGCATCGTGGCCGGTGGCTTCGTCGCCTACGCCATCGACCTGCAGGCGCCGTTCCTGCTCGGTGGCGGCATCACGCTCGGTGCCGCCATCGTGTTCGCCAAGCCGGTTCTGTCCGGCCTGGCGAACACCGATGACCTGTGA
- a CDS encoding hemolysin family protein yields the protein MNGTDIALIVAIVVILLVLIGLAIAETGLNRISHVKAQAMAEDNPSKSTTALLELTDKPERFINPVLVSVTALQTAQAFLTTILAARLFGVWGVAGAYVLNVVVFFVLAESMPKTWAVLHTERAGLATARPTAWLTSFWPLRIVSRGLIGLTNVLLPGKGLQKGPFVSEQELLGIVEAAAEDEVIEHEERELIESIIEFGDTVAREIMVPRPDMVIIPHEATISEGLDLAIANGYSRLPVFGPDDADIVGLAYTKDLIRAEREGRGDLAVLDLARPVRFIPENKPVSRLMREMQAGKFHLAIVADEYGDIAGLVALEDCLEELVGEIVDEYDIEEHNIQRLPNGDYLVEGGTSIHDVNELLGCELPNDDWDTVGGLVFNMLEHVPEVGESIEVDRLRLSAEEVEGRRIRVVRVHEMAPLPVDDSAEAVPAAD from the coding sequence GTGAACGGCACCGATATCGCCCTGATCGTGGCGATCGTGGTCATCCTGCTCGTCCTGATCGGCCTCGCAATCGCCGAGACGGGCCTCAACCGGATCTCCCACGTCAAGGCGCAGGCGATGGCCGAGGACAACCCGTCGAAGTCGACCACCGCTCTCCTCGAACTCACCGACAAGCCCGAGCGGTTCATCAACCCGGTGCTCGTCTCCGTGACGGCGCTGCAGACCGCGCAGGCGTTCCTGACCACGATCCTCGCAGCCCGGCTCTTCGGGGTGTGGGGCGTGGCCGGTGCCTACGTGCTCAACGTGGTGGTCTTCTTCGTGCTCGCCGAGTCGATGCCCAAGACGTGGGCGGTGCTCCACACCGAGCGGGCCGGACTGGCCACCGCTCGCCCGACCGCCTGGCTCACCTCGTTCTGGCCACTACGGATCGTGTCGCGAGGCCTGATCGGGCTCACGAACGTCCTCCTGCCGGGCAAGGGCCTACAAAAGGGGCCGTTCGTGAGCGAGCAGGAACTGCTCGGCATCGTCGAGGCAGCTGCCGAGGACGAGGTGATCGAGCACGAAGAGCGCGAGCTCATCGAGAGCATCATCGAGTTCGGCGACACCGTCGCCCGCGAGATCATGGTGCCGCGCCCCGACATGGTGATCATCCCGCACGAGGCGACGATCTCCGAGGGGCTCGACCTGGCGATCGCCAACGGCTACAGCCGCCTGCCGGTGTTCGGCCCCGACGACGCCGACATCGTCGGCCTCGCCTACACCAAAGACCTCATCCGAGCCGAGCGCGAGGGGCGCGGCGATCTGGCCGTGCTCGACCTGGCCCGCCCGGTCCGGTTCATCCCCGAGAACAAGCCGGTGAGCCGCCTGATGCGTGAGATGCAGGCGGGCAAGTTCCACCTGGCGATCGTGGCCGACGAGTACGGCGACATCGCCGGGCTGGTGGCGCTCGAGGACTGCCTCGAAGAACTGGTCGGTGAGATCGTCGACGAGTACGACATCGAGGAACACAACATCCAGCGGCTGCCGAACGGCGACTACCTCGTCGAGGGCGGCACGTCGATCCACGACGTCAACGAGCTGCTCGGTTGCGAGCTCCCGAACGACGACTGGGACACCGTCGGTGGTCTCGTGTTCAACATGCTCGAGCACGTCCCCGAGGTCGGCGAATCGATCGAGGTCGACCGGTTGCGTCTCAGTGCCGAGGAGGTCGAGGGACGCCGGATCCGGGTCGTCCGCGTCCACGAGATGGCGCCGCTGCCGGTCGACGACAGCGCCGAAGCCGTTCCCGCCGCCGACTGA
- a CDS encoding amidase, producing MSELWQLGALELAEKIRSGETTSRAVVEAHLARVDAVNGDLNAIVRRLDDEALAAADAADAAVGRGDELGPFHGVPITVKENIDCAGTPTTQGLPALAEAVAPIDAPTVARMRAAGAIPFARTNLPDLGLRVHTHSTLHGLTRNPHHPGRTAGGSSGGEASAIASGMSPLGLGNDIGGSLRNPAHCCGIASIKPTVGAVPMATVIPPQDQLLSSQQMLVEGPMARRVADVRAAFEAIAGPSPRDPRSVPATFTELADGERLTIAVLADPPGGDTHPEIAAAVRAAADILADAGHDVVEATPPDYEVAIEMWAALLLSDLSVTRPLLDEILGEDARKILDGFAEVAPETSVELSAHVQGTRFRLMREWSEFFAQHPILLSPTWGMPPFEHDADIGDNEQLIRDTLRPVLPANFLALPGAIVPCGTADGLPVGVQVMGDRFTDLRCLDVAAQIQAAAGAPAPIDPVTA from the coding sequence ATGAGCGAACTCTGGCAACTCGGCGCCCTCGAACTGGCCGAGAAGATCCGGTCGGGCGAGACCACGAGCCGGGCCGTCGTCGAGGCCCACCTGGCCCGCGTCGACGCCGTCAACGGCGACCTGAACGCGATCGTCCGCCGCCTCGACGACGAGGCGCTGGCCGCCGCCGATGCGGCCGACGCCGCCGTCGGCCGTGGTGACGAGCTCGGCCCCTTCCACGGCGTGCCGATCACGGTGAAGGAGAACATCGACTGTGCCGGCACGCCGACGACCCAGGGGCTCCCCGCCCTGGCCGAGGCGGTCGCGCCGATCGACGCCCCGACCGTCGCCCGCATGCGGGCCGCCGGTGCGATCCCGTTCGCACGAACCAACCTGCCCGATCTCGGGCTCCGCGTCCACACCCACTCCACGTTGCACGGCCTCACCCGCAACCCGCACCACCCCGGCCGCACCGCGGGCGGCTCGAGCGGTGGCGAGGCGTCGGCGATCGCCTCCGGCATGAGCCCGCTCGGACTCGGCAACGACATCGGCGGCTCGCTCCGCAACCCGGCGCACTGCTGCGGCATCGCATCGATCAAGCCCACGGTCGGCGCCGTGCCGATGGCGACGGTCATCCCGCCGCAGGACCAGCTCTTGAGCTCGCAGCAGATGCTGGTCGAGGGCCCGATGGCCCGACGCGTCGCCGATGTGCGGGCCGCGTTCGAGGCGATCGCCGGGCCGAGCCCGCGCGACCCGCGATCGGTCCCGGCGACGTTCACCGAACTCGCCGACGGTGAGCGCCTCACCATCGCCGTCCTGGCCGACCCGCCCGGCGGCGACACCCACCCGGAGATCGCGGCGGCGGTCCGTGCTGCGGCCGACATCCTGGCCGATGCCGGCCACGACGTGGTCGAGGCGACACCGCCCGACTACGAGGTGGCGATCGAGATGTGGGCGGCGCTCCTGCTCTCCGACCTGTCGGTCACACGGCCGCTCCTCGACGAGATCCTCGGCGAGGACGCACGCAAGATCCTCGACGGGTTCGCCGAGGTGGCACCCGAGACCTCGGTCGAGCTCTCCGCCCACGTGCAGGGCACCCGCTTCCGCCTGATGCGGGAGTGGTCGGAGTTCTTCGCGCAGCACCCGATCCTGCTGTCGCCCACGTGGGGCATGCCGCCGTTCGAGCACGACGCCGACATCGGCGACAACGAACAACTCATCCGCGACACCTTGCGTCCCGTGCTGCCGGCCAACTTCCTCGCCCTCCCGGGTGCGATCGTGCCGTGCGGCACGGCCGACGGGTTGCCGGTCGGCGTGCAGGTCATGGGTGACCGGTTCACCGACCTCCGCTGTCTCGACGTCGCCGCTCAGATCCAGGCCGCCGCAGGCGCCCCGGCACCGATCGATCCGGTGACGGCCTGA
- the ybeY gene encoding rRNA maturation RNase YbeY, translating to MADPVSPTGVDAPSEVEVVVEDQQTDVEIDAPRWAALAAHTLRAEGARGELTLTFVDADEIAALNEEHMGKSGPTDVLSFPLDALDPPTTGEPILLGDVVVCPAVAAEAAPSHAGSLDDELALLVVHGCLHVMGHDHADPDETEIMRARELEVLTEHYWHGPAPAGFRQEQGQ from the coding sequence ATGGCTGACCCTGTGAGTCCCACCGGCGTCGATGCGCCATCCGAGGTCGAAGTGGTCGTCGAAGACCAGCAGACCGACGTGGAGATCGACGCCCCCCGGTGGGCCGCCCTTGCGGCCCACACGCTCCGTGCCGAAGGTGCACGGGGTGAGTTGACGCTGACGTTCGTCGACGCCGACGAGATCGCGGCGCTGAACGAGGAGCACATGGGCAAGTCCGGCCCGACCGACGTGCTCTCGTTCCCGCTCGACGCACTCGATCCGCCCACGACCGGCGAGCCGATCCTGCTCGGCGACGTGGTGGTCTGCCCAGCGGTCGCCGCCGAGGCGGCGCCGAGCCACGCCGGTTCGCTCGACGACGAACTCGCCCTGCTCGTCGTGCACGGCTGCCTCCACGTCATGGGGCACGACCACGCCGACCCCGACGAGACGGAGATCATGCGTGCCCGCGAGCTCGAGGTGCTGACCGAGCACTACTGGCACGGTCCTGCTCCCGCAGGCTTCCGTCAGGAGCAAGGCCAGTGA
- a CDS encoding class I adenylate-forming enzyme family protein, giving the protein MRRLVALDLPGGPAFVHALQRAWDSGDAVLPVDQRFPPVAKAALMAAMGASTVVEPGGTSELAEGRPVDDGDALVVATSGSTGTPKGVVLTHEAVAASAEATSTRLGVDPEHDHWLACLPLAHVGGLSVVTRALHTGTRLTVIPAFDVETVDSSDATLVSLVATAMRRVDTDRWRVIVLGGAHAPADRPANSVTTYGMTETGSGVVYDGVPLDRVEVRIIDGEIQLRAPMLLRCYRDGTDPFVAGGWFPTGDLGELTVDGQLIVHGRRGDLIITGGENVWPDPVERVLARHPKVADVGVAGVPDPEWGHVVTAFVVPADGDAPSLDELREAVRAELPAYCAPRNVVIASQLPRTTLGKLKRADLVERDG; this is encoded by the coding sequence GTGCGGCGCCTCGTCGCGCTCGACCTGCCGGGCGGTCCGGCGTTCGTGCACGCACTCCAGCGCGCCTGGGATTCGGGGGACGCCGTCTTGCCGGTCGACCAGCGGTTCCCGCCGGTTGCCAAGGCGGCGCTGATGGCCGCCATGGGAGCCAGCACCGTGGTCGAGCCCGGCGGCACCTCGGAGCTGGCCGAAGGCCGGCCGGTCGACGACGGCGACGCGCTCGTCGTGGCGACCAGCGGATCGACCGGCACGCCCAAGGGGGTCGTCCTCACCCACGAGGCCGTGGCCGCCTCCGCCGAGGCGACGTCGACGCGACTCGGCGTCGATCCGGAACACGACCACTGGCTGGCCTGTCTGCCTTTGGCCCACGTCGGCGGACTCTCGGTCGTGACCCGGGCCCTCCACACCGGCACCCGGCTGACCGTGATCCCCGCCTTCGACGTCGAGACCGTCGACTCGAGCGACGCCACGCTCGTCTCCCTGGTGGCGACCGCCATGCGACGGGTCGACACCGACCGCTGGCGCGTGATCGTCCTCGGCGGCGCCCACGCCCCCGCCGACCGGCCGGCCAACTCGGTCACCACGTACGGCATGACCGAGACCGGCAGCGGCGTCGTCTACGACGGTGTGCCGCTCGACCGGGTCGAGGTGCGCATCATCGACGGCGAGATCCAGCTGCGCGCCCCGATGCTCTTGCGGTGCTACCGCGACGGCACCGATCCGTTCGTCGCCGGCGGCTGGTTCCCGACGGGCGACCTCGGCGAGCTCACGGTCGACGGACAGCTGATCGTGCACGGTCGCCGTGGCGATCTGATCATCACCGGCGGCGAGAACGTCTGGCCCGACCCGGTCGAGCGCGTCCTCGCCCGCCACCCGAAGGTCGCCGACGTCGGCGTCGCAGGCGTCCCCGACCCCGAGTGGGGCCACGTCGTCACCGCCTTCGTCGTCCCGGCCGACGGCGACGCACCGTCGCTCGACGAGCTGCGCGAGGCGGTCCGTGCCGAGCTGCCGGCCTACTGCGCGCCACGCAACGTGGTGATCGCCTCACAGCTGCCACGCACCACGTTGGGCAAGCTGAAACGAGCCGATCTGGTCGAACGCGACGGCTAG
- a CDS encoding alpha/beta fold hydrolase, whose translation MRGRRLRHRVMRRIAFLHGFTQTHHHWHHVAHAVAERVGDSTLVLPDLPGHGLSAADERDIDRTAAALATSIGPATYVGYSMGGRIALHTALLDGSPVERLVLIGATPGIADEAEREERRRLDDERADHIERVGVDAFLDEWLAAPLFATLPPDPDGLLHRRRNTAAGLAHSLRTAGTGVQRSRWGELERITVPVLVIAGALDTKFTVIGLRMTEALPNATFVSIDGAGHAAHSEHPGAVADTIATWLP comes from the coding sequence GTGCGAGGGCGACGCCTGCGCCACCGAGTGATGCGGCGCATCGCCTTCCTGCACGGTTTCACCCAGACCCATCACCACTGGCACCACGTCGCCCACGCCGTCGCCGAACGGGTCGGTGACAGCACCCTGGTCCTCCCGGACCTGCCCGGTCACGGCCTGAGCGCGGCCGACGAGCGCGACATCGATCGGACGGCAGCGGCGCTCGCGACGTCGATCGGACCCGCCACTTACGTCGGCTATTCGATGGGTGGCCGCATCGCGCTCCACACTGCGCTGCTCGACGGTTCGCCGGTCGAGCGCCTCGTGCTGATCGGGGCGACGCCGGGGATCGCCGACGAGGCGGAGCGGGAAGAGCGCCGACGTCTCGACGACGAACGCGCCGACCACATCGAGCGGGTCGGCGTCGATGCGTTCCTCGACGAGTGGCTCGCCGCTCCCCTGTTCGCGACCCTGCCGCCCGACCCGGACGGGTTGCTCCACCGTCGACGCAACACCGCGGCGGGACTCGCCCACAGCCTGCGAACCGCAGGCACCGGTGTCCAGCGCTCGCGGTGGGGCGAGCTCGAACGCATCACCGTGCCGGTCCTCGTGATCGCCGGCGCGCTCGACACCAAGTTCACCGTCATCGGCCTCCGGATGACCGAGGCGCTCCCGAACGCCACGTTCGTCTCCATCGACGGCGCCGGCCACGCCGCCCACTCCGAACACCCCGGGGCGGTCGCCGACACCATCGCCACCTGGCTCCCGTAA
- a CDS encoding TetR/AcrR family transcriptional regulator, translating into MTDCTERPTDPRVLRSRAKMLDAATELLAEAGPRAVTVDAVSERSGVAKSTLYRHWDSREGLLVDVMRANIPDITPPSPDLSFDEALRAVVTEVAAVMTTPRWRAILPAMMMLQQHMPELAEIAHDDHEEKKAIFRDVVDRGIAAGRLPAGTDEELVARQLIGPVFFTLLAAHPDDDSAIDLTVEYAIERFLASYPG; encoded by the coding sequence ATGACCGACTGCACCGAACGCCCGACCGACCCGAGAGTCCTGCGCAGCCGCGCCAAGATGCTCGATGCGGCCACCGAACTGCTGGCCGAAGCCGGCCCGCGTGCGGTCACCGTCGATGCCGTCTCCGAGCGGTCGGGCGTCGCCAAGTCGACGCTCTACCGGCACTGGGATTCCCGAGAAGGTCTGCTCGTCGACGTGATGCGGGCCAACATCCCCGACATCACGCCGCCCAGCCCCGACCTGTCGTTCGACGAGGCCCTCCGCGCTGTCGTGACCGAGGTCGCCGCCGTCATGACGACGCCGCGCTGGCGAGCGATCCTGCCGGCGATGATGATGCTCCAGCAGCACATGCCCGAACTCGCCGAGATCGCCCACGACGACCACGAGGAGAAGAAGGCCATCTTCCGTGACGTGGTCGATCGCGGCATCGCCGCCGGCCGCCTGCCGGCCGGCACCGACGAGGAACTCGTCGCCCGCCAGCTGATCGGTCCCGTGTTCTTCACCCTGCTGGCAGCCCACCCCGACGACGACAGTGCCATCGACCTCACCGTCGAGTACGCCATCGAGCGCTTCCTCGCCTCCTACCCCGGCTGA